A section of the Leminorella richardii genome encodes:
- a CDS encoding toxin-antitoxin system YwqK family antitoxin produces the protein MNKLGKTKLSLIGFCLVPLLTACSALENSDRVQIVQLGDFYPIRSHAEENAPDVHNVVSTSVQNRCGSSYIAISPASLGMSEEAFNQLWRDLRKNTGQERSYRLTYGECAKDSLLVTKIVDCSDGACGKEYRIDTSKMWLNTWSWAGDNIPITHNGQYTSASGKKNAQYFISLPLKEVPEQGAWKVEIRYTANPDVIAMDTYVDNADFLLGKFILDYKAHYLSGNLYEEGSFNRQGKSEGKTIHYYDSPGKVRLISHDQNGKVHGEFVFYNENGTLAEKRQYILGNNVTKYGIVYGPEGQILERYSYSNSGRKEGAWVKYYPDGTLKERENYANGTQIGSSENYWPNGKIKLKYIYKNGRRVAETQWYESGQKKSESFYNDKYQNVGTHKSWYENGKLHSDYRYYANGRRASTALWNSDGHPSSRDVYSPKGEHRSSESWFVNGKLRSRTVYKNEQTFVEEEWFDNGQLKERVRWSNGNRKDNETWRKDGTRHERVLYNKKGDITLIEGYDQKGKLEKRYKYNR, from the coding sequence ATGAATAAGTTAGGGAAAACGAAGCTCTCACTTATAGGCTTTTGCCTAGTACCGCTGTTAACGGCGTGCAGCGCGCTAGAAAATTCAGACCGCGTGCAAATTGTCCAGCTCGGTGACTTTTACCCCATTCGCAGCCATGCCGAAGAGAATGCTCCGGACGTCCATAACGTAGTAAGTACCTCAGTGCAGAACCGGTGCGGCAGTTCTTACATTGCCATATCGCCGGCCTCATTGGGGATGAGCGAAGAGGCGTTTAATCAGCTATGGCGAGATCTGCGTAAAAATACGGGGCAGGAGCGCTCTTACCGACTCACCTACGGCGAGTGCGCCAAAGACAGCCTGCTGGTGACTAAAATCGTTGACTGCTCGGACGGTGCCTGCGGCAAAGAGTATCGAATAGACACCAGTAAGATGTGGCTCAACACCTGGAGCTGGGCGGGAGACAATATCCCGATAACCCACAACGGGCAGTACACGTCGGCAAGCGGTAAAAAAAACGCGCAGTACTTTATCAGCCTGCCGCTAAAAGAGGTGCCGGAACAGGGCGCGTGGAAGGTTGAAATTCGCTATACCGCAAATCCGGACGTTATCGCCATGGACACCTATGTGGATAACGCGGACTTCCTGCTGGGAAAGTTTATTCTCGATTATAAAGCTCACTACTTAAGCGGCAATCTCTATGAGGAAGGCTCCTTCAATCGGCAGGGGAAATCGGAGGGTAAGACGATTCACTACTATGACTCTCCGGGAAAGGTAAGGCTGATTAGCCACGATCAGAACGGCAAAGTGCATGGAGAATTCGTCTTTTACAATGAAAACGGCACGTTGGCGGAGAAAAGGCAGTACATTCTTGGTAACAATGTGACAAAATACGGCATCGTTTATGGGCCTGAAGGGCAGATCCTTGAACGGTATAGCTATAGCAACAGCGGCCGGAAAGAGGGAGCCTGGGTCAAATACTACCCAGATGGCACACTTAAGGAGCGCGAAAACTACGCGAATGGCACTCAGATTGGCTCGTCAGAGAACTATTGGCCAAACGGCAAGATAAAACTGAAATATATCTATAAAAACGGCCGCAGAGTGGCAGAGACGCAGTGGTATGAAAGCGGCCAGAAAAAGTCAGAGTCTTTCTATAACGATAAATATCAAAATGTTGGTACGCACAAGTCGTGGTATGAAAACGGCAAGCTGCACAGCGACTACCGCTACTACGCTAACGGCAGACGTGCCAGTACGGCTCTATGGAATAGCGATGGGCATCCCTCTTCACGTGATGTGTACAGCCCTAAGGGGGAGCATCGCAGCAGCGAAAGCTGGTTTGTTAACGGTAAACTAAGAAGCCGGACAGTCTATAAGAATGAACAAACGTTTGTCGAAGAGGAGTGGTTCGACAACGGCCAACTGAAGGAAAGAGTGCGCTGGTCAAACGGCAACAGGAAAGACAACGAGACGTGGCGTAAAGACGGCACTCGGCACGAGAGAGTGCTGTATAACAAGAAAGGTGATATCACCCTGATTGAAGGATACGATCAAAAAGGGAAGCTGGAAAAGCGCTATAAGTACAACCGATAG